The following proteins come from a genomic window of Polyodon spathula isolate WHYD16114869_AA chromosome 44, ASM1765450v1, whole genome shotgun sequence:
- the LOC121305608 gene encoding LOW QUALITY PROTEIN: multifunctional procollagen lysine hydroxylase and glycosyltransferase LH3-like (The sequence of the model RefSeq protein was modified relative to this genomic sequence to represent the inferred CDS: substituted 2 bases at 2 genomic stop codons), with amino-acid sequence MNVAQRWRSCGGMGFAMKFLVCAVFLAAITPVQAADRKSIPSENLLVITAATRETDGFKRFMRTARQFNYTVKVLGLGEDWKGGDVARTVGGGQKVRWLKEEMEQHADRDELVVMFVDSYDVIFASGPRELLLKFQRFNHRVVFSAEGFCWPDQKLASKYPPVYNGKRYLNSGGFIGYATDLSQLVRSWSLRDDDDDQLFYTNIYLDKVQREKFNMTLDHRSKIFQNLNGAVEEVVLKFEKGRVRARNVAYDTLPVVVHGNGPTKLQLNYLGNYVPTAWTHEGGCEICNTDLLDLTQLQDEELPQVLIAVFVEQPTPFFPEFLERLVTMDYPSNKISLFIHNNEVYHEKHVQAFWVKHKDKFHKTKLVGPEENLKHGEARNMGMDSCRRDPRCDYYLSIDADVALVNPETLKILIEENKSVIAPMMSRSGKLWSNFWGALSPEGYYSRSEDYIDVVQGKRVGVWNVPYITQVYLVKGQTLRSELARRDMFTQEGMDPDMVFCRNVREQGVFMFLTNRDEFGRLISTANYNTSRLHSDMWQIFENPVDWKEKYIHENYSKIFEEDGTVDQVRQDGFQKQXFPQXKHREALQSTDRFLSQGSQGSQRDERLSGGYENVPTVDIHMNQIGFEEEWLKFLKDYIVPVTEKLYPGYYPKAQAVMNFVVRYRPNEQPSLRPHHDSSTFTINVALNSKGQDFQGGGCRFLRYNCSVEAPRKGWSFMHPGRLTHYHEGLPTTQGTRYIMVSFVDP; translated from the exons ATGAATGTTGCACAGCGCTGGCGGAGCTGCGGAGGGATGGGTTTTGCAATGAAATTCCTGGTCTGTGCGGTGTTTCTAGCAGCGATAACACCAGTCCAGGCTGCAGACCGTAAATCCATACCTTCAG AGAACTTGCTGGTTATAACAGCAGCTACGAGGGAGACAGATGGGTTCAAGCGCTTCATGAGAACAGCCAGGCAGTTTAACTACACAGTCAAG GTCCTGGGCCTGGGGGAGGACTGGAAGGGGGGGGACGTGGCCCGCACTGTGGGAGGCGGTCAGAAGGTGAGGTGGCTGAAGGAGGAGATGGAGCAGCACGCTGACAGGGACGAGCTAGTGGTGATGTTCGTTGACAG CTATGACGTGATCTTTGCCAGCGGCCCTCGAGAGCTGCTGTTGAAGTTTCAGCGTTTCAATCACAGGGTGGTTTTCTCGGCTGAAGGGTTCTGCTGGCCGGACCAGAAGCTAGCGTCCAAGTACCCCCCTGTGTACAACGGCAAGCGCTACCTCAACTCCGGAG ggtTCATTGGCTATGCGACTGACCTAAGCCAGCTGGTTCGTTCATGGTCACTCCGTGATGACGACGATGACCAGCTGTTCTACACCAACATCTACCTGGACAAGGTCCAGCGG gAAAAATTCAACATGACACTAGACCACAGATCAAAGATATTTCAGAATCTCAACGGCGCTGTCG AGGAAGTGGTGCTGAAGTTCGAGAAGGGGCGTGTCCGAGCCAGAAACGTGGCCTATGACACGCTTCCTGTCGTCGTCCATGGAAACGGGCCCACGaag CTCCAGCTGAACTACCTGGGGAACTACGTACCGACCGCCTGGACTCACGAGGGGGGCTGCGAGATCTGCAACACTGACCTGCTGGATCTCACACAGCTCCAG GACGAGGAGCTGCCGCAGGTTTTGATCGCCGTGTTCGTCGAGCAGCCCACACCCTTCTTCCCAGAGTTCCTGGAGAGGCTGGTAACCATGGACTACCCGAGCAACAAGATCAGCCTGTTCATCCACAACAAC GAAGTGTATCACGAGAAGCACGTTCAGGCCTTCTGGGTAAAACACAAGGACAAGTTTCACAAAACCAAGCTCGTCGGACCGGAGGAGAATCTGAAGCACGGCGAGGCCAGGAACATGGGcat GGACTCCTGCCGTCGGGACCCGCGCTGTGATTACTACCTCAGCATTGACGCAGACGTGGCGCTGGTCAACCCAGAGACCCTGAAGATCCTGATCGAAGAGAACAA gtctgtgATCGCTCCCATGATGTCTCGTTCCGGCAAGCTCTGGTCTAATTTCTGGGGTGCGCTCAGCCCGGAGGGGTACTACTCCCGCTCGGAGGATTACATCGACGTGGTGCAGGGCAAGAGAGT GGGCGTGTGGAACGTGCCCTACATCACGCAGGTGTACCTGGTGAAGGGGCAGACCCTGCGCAGCGAGCTGGCTCGGAGAGACATGTTCACCCAGGAGGGCATGGACCCCGACATGGTGTTCTGCAGGAACGTGCGGGAGCAGGGAGTGTTCATGTTCCTCACCAACAGGGATGAGTTTGGCAGGCTGATCTCCACCGCCAATTACAACACCAGCCGTCTCCATAGCGACATGTGGCAGATCTTCGAGAACCCGGTG gatTGGAAGGAGAAATACATCCATGAAAACTATTCAAAAATATTCGAGGAAGACGGTACAGTGGACCAGGTAAGACAGGATGGGTTTCAGAAACAATGAttcccacagtgaaagcatagggaagcgttgCAAAGCACTGATAGGTTTCTAAGCCAGGGAT cgcaggggtcccagagg GACGAGCGTTTATCAGGGGGTTACGAGAACGTTCCCACCGTCGATATCCACATGAACCAGATCGGCTTCGAGGAGGAGTGGCTGAAATTCCTGAAGGACTATATCGTTCCCGTCACGGAGAAGCTCTACCCAGGCTACTATCCCAAG gcccAGGCTGTAATGAACTTTGTGGTTCGGTACCGACCAAACGAACAGCCTTCTCTGCGCCCTCACCACGATTCATCCACGTTCACCATCAACGTGGCTCTCAACAGCAAAGGACAGGACTTCCAG GGGGGCGGCTGTCGATTCCTTCGCTACAACTGCAGCGTCGAAGCCCCCCGGAAAGGGTGGTCTTTCATGCACCCCGGCCGCCTGACGCATTACCACGAGGGCCTGCCCACCACGCAGGGCACCAGATACATCATGGTCTCCTTCGTGGACCCCTAG
- the znhit1 gene encoding zinc finger HIT domain-containing protein 1 isoform X1, whose translation MVEKKTSARSQEANQRRILDRATRQRRLNRQLEALEKDNFQDDPHANLPQLVKRLPQFDDRNESSRKRKKTRGDHFKLRFRKNFQALLEEQVIPQADKTKNLSASEGPNYLTACAPPSKLPQRPFCAVCGFPSNYTCVSCGARYCSVKCLGTHAETRCLKWTV comes from the exons ATGGTGGAGAAGAAGACGTCGG CGCGTTCACAGGAGGCGAATCAGCGGCGGATATTAGACCGCGCCACACGGCAGCGGCGGCTGAACCGCCAGCTGGAGGCGCTGGAGAAGGACAATTTCCAAGACGACCCCCACGCTAACCTGCCCCAGCTGGTCAAGCGGCTGCCCCAGTTCGACGACAGGAACGAATCCA gtaGGAAGAGGAAGAAAACAAGAGGAGACCATTTTAAACTAAGATTTCGCAAGAACTTCCAGGCTCTCTTGGAGGAACAG GTGATCCCACAAGCAGACAAAACCAAG AATTTGAGTGCGAGTGAGGGGCCGAATTACCTGACAGCCTGCGCCCCGCCCTCTAAGCTGCCCCAGCGCCCCTTCTGTGCGGTGTGTGGGTTCCCCTCGAACTACACATGCGTTTCCTGTGGTGCCCGTTACTGTAGCGTCAAGTGTCTGGGGACCCACGCAGAGACCAG GTGCCTCAAGTGGACAGTTTGA
- the znhit1 gene encoding zinc finger HIT domain-containing protein 1 isoform X2: MVEKKTSARSQEANQRRILDRATRQRRLNRQLEALEKDNFQDDPHANLPQLVKRLPQFDDRNESSRKRKKTRGDHFKLRFRKNFQALLEEQNLSASEGPNYLTACAPPSKLPQRPFCAVCGFPSNYTCVSCGARYCSVKCLGTHAETRCLKWTV, from the exons ATGGTGGAGAAGAAGACGTCGG CGCGTTCACAGGAGGCGAATCAGCGGCGGATATTAGACCGCGCCACACGGCAGCGGCGGCTGAACCGCCAGCTGGAGGCGCTGGAGAAGGACAATTTCCAAGACGACCCCCACGCTAACCTGCCCCAGCTGGTCAAGCGGCTGCCCCAGTTCGACGACAGGAACGAATCCA gtaGGAAGAGGAAGAAAACAAGAGGAGACCATTTTAAACTAAGATTTCGCAAGAACTTCCAGGCTCTCTTGGAGGAACAG AATTTGAGTGCGAGTGAGGGGCCGAATTACCTGACAGCCTGCGCCCCGCCCTCTAAGCTGCCCCAGCGCCCCTTCTGTGCGGTGTGTGGGTTCCCCTCGAACTACACATGCGTTTCCTGTGGTGCCCGTTACTGTAGCGTCAAGTGTCTGGGGACCCACGCAGAGACCAG GTGCCTCAAGTGGACAGTTTGA
- the LOC121305596 gene encoding C-type natriuretic peptide-like, whose amino-acid sequence MSTSSSSPSSSLCFRLICLMLLAVYCQGRPARQHGHHKSLPAGLFGVELAALLEDAGAAEGSSGEETGLNQRAAPTLGVLHPGSGRRGPQADPEPEPPAENKPWRRLLKDFVSSRKMFRGRKKTVQRGRGCFGMKLDRIGSMSGLGC is encoded by the exons ATGAGCACTTCGTCTTCATCTCCTTCCTCTTCTCTTTGCTTTCGGCTCATTTGCTTGATGCTCCTGGCTGTTTACTGTCAGGGGAGACCGGCGCGGCAGCACGGCCACCACAAG AGCCTGCCGGCGGGTCTGTTCGGTGTCGAGCTCGCCGCTCTGCTTGAAGACGCGGGCGCCGCCGAGGGCTCATCGGGGGAGGAGACGGGGCTAAACCAGCGTGCCGCCCCGACCCTCGGAGTCCTGCACCCCGGTTCCGGGAGACGCGGTCCGCAGGCTGACCCGGAGCCCGAGCCCCCGGCCGAGAACAAGCCGTGGCGCCGCCTGCTGAAAGATTTCGTGAGCAGCCGCAAGATGTTTCGCGGGCGCAAGAAGACAGTGCAACGAGGCCGGGGCTGTTTCGGGATGAAACTGGACCGGATCGGGTCCATGAGCGGACTCGGGTGCTAG